GATTCTTTCGGGCCTGCACGTGGGGCAGAAGTATCGTTACCTCTCGGAGCACGCGCTTCGTCCCGAGCAAGGGAGCGTCGAAACCAACCAGGTCGAGGTCCGCGTGGGCACTCGCGCCGGCACGAGCGCGAACTTCAACCGCACCGTTCTCGAGACGGTCGTGGGGGCGGGGAACAAACGTTGGAAGGGCTACTCGTACATCATCACTCCGTCGGTCAGTGAACTGGAGATTTCTTTCGCCGAGCCGTCCAGTCGTAACGACTCGATCGGCGGCATGATCGACAATATCGTTTTCCGTAAGATCGCGGACTCTTCGGGCAAGTGCCGGTAAAAAGAGACACGGCGATTCGATTTTGTAACAGTCTGTAACAAGCTTCGCCGCGCCGGCATTGACAGGCCGGGTGGCGGCTTCAAGAATGGGCCCATGAGACGTTCCCTTTTTGGTGGATGGTGTCTGATCTTCGGGTCGCTTCTTTTGGCGGGGTGTTCGACCCTGAAGCAGAACGCCGCCGAACTTCTGGAAAAGAAAGAATACGGCGACGCGCTGGCGATCTACGAGCGCGTGCTCGCCGACTCTCCTCATGATGCCGAAGCCCTGTCGGGCCGCAATCAGTCGCGCTTGGGGCTGATTCAAAAAGAACTCATCGAAGTCCGGTTTCTGCGCCTGAGCGGCCAGCAATCCCAGGGGAACGAAACGCTACTGCGTATTTTAAATCGGGTGAAAGACTGGAGCCTTTATCCGGAAGGCCCGGTCGCGTTCACGCAGTTCGAAGAGATGAGCTTCGCGTCGCGCGCGGTGGAAAAGGACGTGGTCGAGGCGCTCGCCCGACGCCGTCCGTTCCGCGCCGCCGCCGATCTACAGAAGTGGGCGGCGCTCTTTCCCGCCGAGCGCGGAACGCAGCTCGCGCAGCTGAAAGATCGCACCAAAAATCTGGGCATCGAGCAGTGCGCGAGCTGGCGGGATCAAGCCCCTGGCGAACCTTTCTTCGCGCGTTTTCTTTGGCGCAGTTGCGGGCTGTGGGGACAACCCGAGATGTCGCTGCCCCCCGCGCCCGAGCTGTTCGCGTGGCTTGAACCGCGGCTGCGTTGGTTCGACGCGCGTCCGGATCCCGCATTGGAAATCCAGCTGCGCGAAAAACTTCAGACCGCGTTTCGCGAAAGTCCCTGGTTCGACGCGAATGCCGGCAACGTCGCGCTCGCGCAGGTCGAGCCGCGCTACCGCTTCCGGGAAACCCGAACTCCCGTCGAACTCGTGCATGCTTACCTGGTACAGGTTCCCTACGATTCATCCGAGGTCGTGGAGCTCAGTCGGTGGGTTCCCGACGACCGGACCGAGAGCGTGCGCGATTCTTCGGGACAATACAAAACCGAGGTCGTTCGCGGCAGTCGGCAGGTTCACTACACCGAGATGCGCACGGTCACCCGGATGCGCGATGAGGTCCGCTCGATCCCGTACGACGCTTTGAAAATCGAGTTGGAAGGAAATCTGGATTTCGATTTGCGCTTCGACAGCGCGCTTTTCGACGATGCGAAGAAAGTCTACTCTGCGCGTGAGGATGAAACCCTGATCCAGCATGGAAACGATAGCCCCGACGTCCGTTTGAAACCGCAAAATCCGCGCGTTCCTTCGTCGGGCGAGGTCTTCGGGGATTTGGCGGGACGGCTGACGAAAGAGTTCGGCGCGGAGCTCGGGTCTTTGTGGCGCCGCAAGTTTTGTCGCGCGCCGAAAGGGACGAAGTGGTCGGCCGTGGCCGAGAACGTCCAGAAGTGTCTTTACGGAGCGGGTGGGGAAACGCCGGACTACGCCGAGCAGTGGCTCAATCGGGAACTCGGCGTCACCTCGGTCGAGCTGAAAGCGCTGACCCAAGGGCTGCCGAGCGCTCCGGCGGCGAAGCCGCTTAAACTCCGGAATCTTTCAAGCGCTTCAGAAACTCGAGATCCCGGTCCATAACGGTCTTGCGTCCGTCGGCCCGCGCGTTGTCGATCGCGCGGTCGGCGATCATTCGTAAATGATCCGACAGCACTTCCATCACCGACGCCGACGTATTCATGTCGGCGCGCGCTTGGATGTACTCTTTCATTCTTGAGGCGATCACCAAAACTTCGCGCGGTATCGCGGCCGCACTGGCGGGGGCGGACGCCGCGGTCGACCCGCCGGGACGCACGATCAGGCGCGCGGGGGCACGTTCGCTTGCGCCCTCGGCCGTCGCCGAAGCGGGCGAGGTTTTTTCGATGGCGCCGGCATCGCGGTGACGGGCACCGGGAAGATGCGTTTCGAAACATTGCATGCGGCAGAACACATAGCCCGTGCGGTTGCCTCCGCAGGTACTGACGCTACAGACGTAGTAGGGGGCTTTGAAGCCGATCGGTTTTTTGCAGACGCTGCACTTCTTCCAGTGATCCAAACTGATGTCTTCGCTCATGCCTCGATGCTGACACGAAGCGGGCGGTCGAGGTAGGGCAATGCTGCGCGTCCGGCCCTTTCTGTCTGCCCGAAATTGTCACTTGGACCGTCTTTCACAGGCTTTTCTCAATGGGGCCGTGCGCGGATCAATTGGCGGGGTCGCCACGCGACGGGTCCGGTTCGACGGTTGCACCGCTTGAAGATCAGGTGAGGTGCGAGATGGGTTTTCGATTCGGAACATTGTTCTGTCTCGTTTTGGGATTGTGGTCCGAGGCTTCGGTCGCGGTGGAGTGTAAGGTCAAAGATCTGACCCGCAACTGTTCCGTCTTCGACGGAGACACGCGCGAGCGCATCCCGCTCGGTAACGGAACTTACGTCAATAACCCACGCGTGCGCCAGAGCGCGCAGAAACCCGCCGAGTTTCTAAGTGCCGGCGAGATCCGCGCCCGTGAGGCCCGCTTGCGCGAGCTCTTTCAGTACGCCCAGCGCCGCATGATCGGCTACATCACGCGCGGTCGTCCGGCTTCGGCCTTAAACGAATCCGAGCGCAGCTTGATCGAGCGGATTCGCGGCACGAAAGTGGATATCGATACCGACAGCGGTAGCATCGGCGGCAGCAACCAAGGCATGAGCGTGCTGCTCAATGGCGGTTTGCTCGCGGCGCCGGAGGGACTTGCCCTTGGCATCATCGCGCACGAAATCGGCCACTCGGTGGATACTTGTTCTTCGCGCGCGCCCGTTTTAGAGCGGGGACGTCGCCATTCGCGTGAAGAGCTCATCGGTCAGCTCGTCGAGGAAAGACACTCGAAGAAAAGTAACTCGATCTACTACGAGTCGCGCTATCCCGGCGACAGCGAAACCGCGGTTCGTCTCTTTCACCGCCTGACCGACGAAGCGAGCTTGCCCTTCGTTTTGAACCGTACGTACTCGACCCATCCGGTCGCCCGTCAGCTGACGGACAGCTACGTCGCGCGCGGAAGTTTGCGGATCACGGCGCCCCCGGTCCCCCGCGAGGCGAACCCGGCCTTGCCCGTGTTGCAGTGTCTGGATCGTCAAGGGCCTCTGCGCGGATTGACCCGTCCCCTCGCGAACCCTCGTGATGAGGAAGCGCACGTCGCGGCCCAAGATCCGCAGCTCGCGTCGGACTGCATGAGCCAAAGCGGTGAAGTCATCGCCGACGTCTGGGGCGCGAAGGTGGTCGCCGATTTTGTCCGCGAAAACCCTCCGGCCAATGAAATGGAGAAAATCGGTCTGGCCATGCCCGCGGTCATGGAGGTCTGTGACGGTCGCTCACGCGCGCCGACCGCACCGACGACCCGGTCCCCCCGCGGGCGCGGGAGCCTGCAGGACTATCGGTCCGAGCACGCGAGTTTCACGGATCGTTTCGAGCAGATCTACTTCGACCAACCGGCGATCCAAGAGGCCCTCGGTTGCCGCAATCCGGACGGGATCCGGTGCTCCGGCCGATTCGCGGGCGGAGTCGCCGCTCCGCAGACGGAGTCGACGGCGGCGCCGTCATCGCCTTCCTCCCGCAATGAGGGACGTGACTAAATGAAACGGCGCCCTTTTCTACTTCTGTAAGCGTTCGAGGTTGGCTTGAATGTCGTAGATCAGAAGGCCGTCCGCGCGACGCCGCCAGAGTTCGCGGTAACGCGCGGTCTTTTCCGAGGTCAGCGTGAAACGAGTTTCGACTTCGACGCCGTCCGCGCCTTCTTCCAAACTGCGGAAACCTTTCTCATTCCATTCCCCGGCGGCGCTTCCGGCGAGTTCCAAACTCGCCCCGCTTTTCACCCACGTCAGCGGATCCGAATACAAATTGAGAATGTCGCACTGAAGTGAGCCGCGGTGACGGCGGATCTCGGTCGTGGACTCTTGGTAGCGGGCCGTCAGCAGGCAGGGGATCGCCGAGCCGTCGTAGGCCCACTGACCGTAACCTTGCCAAAGACCGCTCACGTCGGCGCGGGCGTGCACCGAGATCAGGCTGGCCAGCACGAGCGCCGCGAGAGTTTTCAGATTGAAAAATGCCATGGCGGGTCCCTCCCGCCGACAGCCTCCCGCGCGGGCGGGCCGAGGGCAACTCAGGCGAAACGCGCTTAAGACCTTGGTCCAGCGAGGGATTTATGAATTTGATAGCCCCTCTAAAAAGTGTGGAAGAATCCTGTTTCGAGATATCCATTTTGCCTCCATCTCCCTCGGCTAACCTGATCCCGAGGTGCCCATGAAAGCGCTGTTCTTGATCGTCGTTTTCTTCTGTTCATCGTTCGTTTTGGCCCAAGCAAAAACCGAAGGCCAGTTTCTGGATCCTTCGTGCAACTGCGTGCGTGAGCCCGCGAAGAACGCGCCGTTGGACGCGGATTTGGTGCGTAAGATGGAAGAGGAAGCCCGCGCCGGCGCGGGGAAAAAGCTTTTGGCGCAGGTGAAGTCCTACCGCTGCCCGCGCGCCCCGAAGAAAGACAAGGACGACGTGAACCTCGGCGCTTACGGAATCTCGGACGACGAAGAGGAGGGGCCCGCACTGTCGGACGTGATGGAGAGTTTGATCGCGAAAGCCGGAATCGATGAAAACCATCTTGAGGGTGATGTGCGCTCACGTGCGGAAGACTCTCTCGAGAAAAAGATCGAGAAATGCCGCAAGAGTCGCGCGAAGAGCGTCGCGAATCGCCGGAACGATTCGACGAACAACTCGTCGGCCATGAATATGCAAATGATGCAGATGATGATGGCCATGCAAATGCAATCTGGCCAGAACATGAATTACGGAATGAACTACGGAATGAGCAACAACGGCCTGATGAGCGCGGGCTACAATCCCTACCTGATGGGGACCATGATGCCGATGACGGGGTCTTCAACCTACAACCCTTACGCGATGCTGGCGAACTCTTCGGGAATGTCGCTCGCGAGCCTTTCGCCCGCGCAGCAGGTCATGTACGGCACGACGAGTTTTGGGACGTCGACTTACGCTTGGCCCAGTATGAATTGGCCGATGAATTCGATTTACGGCGTCCGGCCGCTTTCGTCGCGTTAGAAGCCTTCGCCCTTGTCGACGAGGGCCTTCCAGCGTTTGCCGTTGTGGAAGACGTGGATGTTGATTGGGTGACAGCAAATTTCGCAGTCGACGATGAGCTGTTGGGATTCGCCGTCTTCCGTGGCCACGAAGATCGTGAACTTTTCCCAGCAGAAGGGACACTGGATGCGCACTTCGTCCATCAGCGCCTCCGGCAGGTCCCTTTCGGAGGCTCCACGAAGCTCATGCCGAGCTTCGCGCAGCAGGCGGCCACCTCATCCATTTGGAAATCATCGCAGCGACCCGAGGCGGTCAAGACGACCTGTTTCGTGCGCCCGTGGTGACGGCTCCATTCGCCGGTCAATTGGCACTCGTCGGTCGAAGCCGCCAGATGAAAGCCCACGTTGTAAGTGACCTCGCCCGTTTTTTCGTTGATGGCGAGACCGAAGCCGTCGATGCGCGGCACGCATTTCTGCGGCGGGAGCGGCTGGCCGTCGCGATCCCGGCGGTTATTCGAAACCGCCGGATGGGGGAGTCGTCGCAAATCGTCGAGGGCCTTCAGCTTCAATTGGCGCGCGCACTCGCGCAAAAACTTGCCGTCGGGTGAACCTTCCGGCGCGGGACGAATGCGGCAATCGCCTTTCGGAGTTTCGATGATCAAAGTCGGAATGGGTTTCAGGACGGTCCAACCCAGGGGCCGCTCACAGATCGCGCGCTCATCGCCCGGGCGGTAGACACCGCACTTCTTGTCGGTGACGTGAATGATCATCTGCTCGGGGGCGGGGGCCGCCGGCAGAGGGGCGGCCGGCTGAGGCGCGGCCGGCGGAGGTGCGCCCGGCATCGGCGGGGCGGCCAGAGCCGCGTGCAAGACGAAGCCCCAAACCGCCATGATCATTTCTGCGGACCTTGGCCGAAGAGGATCTTTTTCGCTTCATCCGTCATGGTGGGACCGGTGCTGATCGCCTCGCCCTTCGCGTAGGCACGCGCAACGGCGGGACGCGCTTGGATGCGCTCGAACCAGGTCTTCACGTTCGGGAAGTCCGCGAGGTTCATGCCCTGTTTCTCGTGCGGCACGATCCAAGGGTACATCGACATGTCGGCGATGGAGTATTCGCCCGCGACGAAGTCACGGCCCGTGAGTTGTTTGTTCAAAACGCCGTACAGGCGCGCGGTCTCTTTCGTGTAGCGTTCGATGGCGTAGGGCACTTTTTCGGGAGCGTACTGAGTGAAGTGATGGTTCTGCCCCAGCATGGGGCCGAGGCCGCCCACTTGCCAGAAGAGCCACTGCAAGGTTTCGGTTTTCACGCGCAGATCGCGCGACAGGAACTTTCCGGTCTTCTCGCC
Above is a genomic segment from Pseudobdellovibrionaceae bacterium containing:
- a CDS encoding CPXCG motif-containing cysteine-rich protein, whose amino-acid sequence is MDEVRIQCPFCWEKFTIFVATEDGESQQLIVDCEICCHPINIHVFHNGKRWKALVDKGEGF
- a CDS encoding glutathione S-transferase N-terminal domain-containing protein, with amino-acid sequence MIELHYWPTPNGYKISIYLEEAGLPYETFPVNIGKGDQFQPAFLKISPNNRIPAIVDREPTGGGAPLAVFESGAILNYLGEKTGKFLSRDLRVKTETLQWLFWQVGGLGPMLGQNHHFTQYAPEKVPYAIERYTKETARLYGVLNKQLTGRDFVAGEYSIADMSMYPWIVPHEKQGMNLADFPNVKTWFERIQARPAVARAYAKGEAISTGPTMTDEAKKILFGQGPQK